In the Callospermophilus lateralis isolate mCalLat2 chromosome 7, mCalLat2.hap1, whole genome shotgun sequence genome, TACcaccaaggggctggggatgtggctcaggcggtagcgcgctcgcctggcatgcgtgcggcccgggttcgatcctcagcaccacatacaaacaaggatgttgtgtccgccgagaactaaaggatgaatattaaaaaaaaaaaaaaaaaagaataccacCAAATATCTGGGCGCAgtgacacatgcttgtaatctccaGCAATTCAGGAAACTCAGGCAGGGGGGTCACCAGTTTgaagccagcttcaacaatttagccagactctaagcaacttagcaagaccctgtctcaaaataaaaaaggttgaggatatagtgataaagcacccctgggttcaattcccagtacaaaataaaaaggaataccGTCTGATAAATGTCTGTACATTTAAAAAAAGTTTCTCATCAGACATATGGATTGCAggagttttatattttaattatataacaATTAGGtttatgatccattttgagttaaaaatttttttaatagtactagggattgaacccaggggtgttttatcactgagttatatccccagctcttttaatttttaattttgagacagggtcctgctaaattgctgaggctggcctcaaactcatggtccccctgcctcagcctcccaagtcacttgatttttttttttgctcctttCCTTGGAGAAAATACACCGTCTTTCTTACTGACATGATGATACAGCAAGAGGACTACTTCTGTCAGGAAAGGTTGTTATAAAGCAGGATGTTGAAAGGAGGAATAATCTACTAAACATACTGCAATGTGCCAGGCATAGTGGCCTGTACCAATatccaaggctgaggcaggagaatctcaagtttgaggcctgcctgggcaatttagcaagaccctttctcaaaatgaaataaaaaaaaggctgggtttgtagctcagtggaagagtgccctgggttcaatccctagtaccaaatacacaggttaaaaagaaaactttgtatTGAGATTACCATCAGGTTGCATCTTAACCAATCTGCCACTGTAAACTTGAACATGTATTTCAAAGTTGTATAAGGTTCCAGGATGTTACTTGTAACTGGTATGCAGTTGTGATGGGCTCTTTGTTTCTTCTTAGGGGTCTACCTCTTTGGCTTGTCAGCCCTGTTGCTCCCTGGAAACTTCGAGTCATATTTGGAATTTGTGAAATCCCTGGGTCTGGGACCATCACTGATCCACACAGCTAAATTTGCACTTGTTTTCCCTCTCATGTATCACACCTGGAATGGAATTCGACACTTGGTAAGTTGATTATGGATTTGCTTGTTTTCTGAGTGATGGGAGTGGGGAGGCTGAGAGGATCCTCATTGTTGAGTTTAgtgctcttctttcttttcttttttgatgttggggcttgaACATAGAGCCTCACACATTCTAAGCATACATGCTGTACCAACTGAGCAATACTTTAAACCCTCAGTGCTATTCTTAAGGTTAGTTGTGCTGGACCTTCACTCAAGGTCCTCTGGGGGAAAGTTAAATAAGACCTCCTCAGCATTCCTTATCAGGTATAGTCCAGGCAGGAACTCGCAGGCTGTCAGTATGAATTCTTCcagttttaagaaaaatataattaaaagagACTCCTGAAGCCAAATCATTCATCTGGCATAGGAgcatatttattatataaatatgaatTGGTACCTGTTAGGTGCCAAGCACTGTAAAAAATACTGGGGATGTCAATTATAAGTTAAGTGAACATGGTTGCTGCTTTCAGTTTACCATTCCTGTCAACACAAAGTGACAAGTCTTTTTATATTAGCTTTTGTTAGCTTGACATTAAATTATATTaactgtttttgttgtttttgagtGATTATATAGAATGGGGCAACTTTAACAGAAACTGGGTGCCATGGATTCCAGATTTTTATCTTGGGTTTAAGAATCTTTTATTAGTGGACTGTAGACTGTTCATGTTGCCTCCTATATGGCCTTGGTGTCAATTCAGAACAGGTGTTTCTGTCCTTCTCATGGAGAAAATGAAGAGggttgggtgcagtggtgcacacctgtaatcccagcaacaatTTAGGGAGTtgaagcagaaggatcccaagtttgaggccagcctcagcaactttgcaagaccctatctcaaaataaaaaaaaatagaaagtactggggatctagctcagtagtagagaaccTCAATCAATGCCCAATGcccaaaataatcaataaatatagGAATTAAGCTTTTTAAGTCAGTTTCCCTACTCCTAGTCTTGTATCCTTCCCCAAAAAAGacaattaaaattttcttttcatctgTAATTCCATCTCCTCTGAAGaccaaggcagaaggattgcaagttcaaagccaacctgtacaatttagcaagtccctatgtcaaaataaaaaataaaaacaactaggGATGTAATGCTCAGTTGCAGAATGAGCTGGGTCCATTCCGTAGtaccacaaaacaataaaaaatctgGTTTTCCATTACATTTAAACCTGAGCCAAGTGTCAGGTAGATGCTTTTGCCTTTCACATTAGAGTCTTAGAGAGATGCAGCACTTGTCAGATTTCCTATAGGTGGTTCaatggaataaaagaaaaataaataaataaaacagacttAATGACCTATTAAATTAAATGTATCTATTAACTGTTCCCTAGGGTAGTGTTTGGTTTGATTTAAAATGACTTTTCACTTCCCTGAGGGAAAGTTAGTGGGGAGGAAGGGCATTTCCATTAATGACTTCTTATTCCAAGGAACAAAGCTCTCTAAAGAAAATCCCTGATCAGCTTCCTCCATCCACACCCTGGTGAGAAGGAGAGGGAAGGGATGTTGCCAAAAGCTCAGTTCTTGTGTCTGATACCAATCCAGtaatgaggacacagttttgagaaaaaggaaaaaggtctattgctttgctagcaaaggagaaacaggggattcctgtcccaaaggctgtgattctgcccatcatcaGGAACAGGAGGCTTTTAAAGTGGTGATTCAAAGGCTGCCATTCCATGTGTTCTCTgtctggagttgtaattcacttgttcatttgggagatagtcatttctgagatcttctggtaccatccccaaagtctggattactttgttccTATGGTGGGTATGTACTCAGGGACAGATAACTGCCtgggatggggaagaaaggtaattctGTTTGCCCTGAGATTAGGAagggggagagattagggaggagcagggtgagaggaagagaaagaaacaattttaaaaataagttacagtggcagagcagcaagggctatattcaaagcataaagtgtacCACTGTTACAAGGAGAGAGGTTTTACAGAATTCCCGAACTCAGGACTTTTCTGCCCTGGTTCCTGCATATGAGAGGAATTTTTTTTGGTAAGAGATGTATGAACCTAaaggtttttcatttttatttttttttaattttttcttctttgtactgggaattgaacccaggggtgctcaaccactgagccacatctccagcccttttttattttgacacagagtcttgctaaattgctgaggctttgaacttgcagtcctcctgcctcagtctcccgagccactgggattacaggcatgtgccattgtaccTGGCCTAAAGGCTTTTCTTAagcctttaaatttaaaatttttcttctaaaaagTACTAGCTCTGAGTATGATTCAGGATTTTAACTATTTCCTGTGGCAGTGTTTAGTGTTTGGCCTCTGAGCTTGGTATTTACCTTGTTGGAAGATCTAATTGGGGATTGAAGAAAGATATTGGTGTCAAAGAGTAGGAACATCATAGAGAATATCCTTCCTACTACCCACCACCCGGTAGGACTCAATACTGTGCCTCTGTAAGCAAAACAGCTTACAGATACTATGTAATCTGCTTGACTCCTAATCTGGTTTAGGTAGAACATAATTGGGGGTGTAGGTAAAGGAATGTTttcatcttgttttttttttctttctgggtcTCTCTACAATTTTTCCCCAAAGTGACTCCAGTTTAATCAATTTTATACGAGTCTATAAAATTCAGACTGTGGGCAAACTTTTACTTTTTCCCCCAGGGACTCTTATAGTAATTTAGAGTGTAATATGTTAATATTCCTAGAGTACAAGAATCTAgactcatatatttatttatttaggtactggggatttaatccaggagcactttaccactgagtcacatccctagtcttttttcttttgagtaggggctcactaaattgccaagggcctcactaaattgttgaggctatccttgaacttgaatcctcttgcctcattggggttacaggagtgtgccactgtgcccaacttAGACTAGTGttttttaaagtgtggtttcaacTAGGTGGGTAGAAAATTTAGTGAGTTACTACCacccaaaatagaaaatataaaatgcagTACACATTAGTGTgggtaaatatttgttgtttcATGAACTTTTGGTATATTATACACAGAGTTCTACCTGGTTCCAATTTGGAAGATATTAGTAGAGTCATAGtcaaaacaaaattgaaaaacgGTATTTTAGATCCCAGAGTATTCTTTAAAATACCAATACTCTGATAGATGTTCTTAAAAGGAATTTTGTGATTGACCATACATGAATATTGTATCCCCCTTTTCAAGATTATCGGTACACATTAATAAATTGAGAGTCTTTCAGTTAAATGTTTGTCAGATTTATATGACCATGGAACTTCCCCCCACTCAATATAATGCCTTACAACATTATGCAGAACAAGTTGTGGAGAAACACAGTTCAGTAAACACTGATCTATGTGGTCTACATATGTTGACAGGAGAAAAAGGTTTATCTGTTCTGTGGGGAAGCTTTTGTATGAAGGTTCTGTGGCAGTTCTAGAGAATACTCTTTTTACCACCACCACACAGTGGGACTTGATTTTCTGTCATTGGGATAAGTGGATTTTAAGTACCATATTGAGAAGAGTAAAGGTCAAACCTTaagatgtaagtgcttttccccacGCAGAAAGGAGGTGCCTATTCCAATAGATAATTTGTTTTTGAGAAAGTTGCTATGACCAGGTTCTTGGGTACTGGGGGAGGAgggggatttttttattttttttttttaattttgttttcctttttctacaGATGTGGGACCTAGGAAAAGGCCTGAAGATTACCCAACTCTACCAGTCTGGAGTGGTCGTCTTAGTTCTTACTGTATTGTCCTCTCTGGGGCTGGCAGCCATGTGAAGACTG is a window encoding:
- the Sdhc gene encoding succinate dehydrogenase cytochrome b560 subunit, mitochondrial — encoded protein: MAVLLLRHVGRHCLRAHLSPQLYVRNAIPMGTTAKEEMERFWNKNTSSNRPVSPHITIYSWSLPMAMSICHRGTGVALSGGVYLFGLSALLLPGNFESYLEFVKSLGLGPSLIHTAKFALVFPLMYHTWNGIRHLMWDLGKGLKITQLYQSGVVVLVLTVLSSLGLAAM